TTCCTGATGATAGTCGAAACCAAAGAATTCTGCATTCGGATAAGTTTCAGCCATAATAATGGTGGAAGCTCCGTGACCGCAGCCGACATCAGCAACCCTGCCGCCCAGTTTGAGCCTTTCACTGGTTCCATCCAGATTAGGTAACCAATTTGTGATGAGATTAGCTTTATAGCCAGGCCTGAAAAATGATTCGGTTCCAAAAAACAAATCATGGTCGTGTTCATTCCATCCAAAACCTTCCCCGTTTTTATAGGCACGGGTGAGTTTTTCTTTATCTTTCCATATACTTGAGATAATATACAGTCCCGGTGTAAGAAATGCCGGTGAATCTTCATTAGCCAGAACGAATGCATGCTCGTCAGGCAACATATATTTACGCGTGGCCGGATCATACAGAATGTAACCCCCTGCAGCCTGGTTGTTAAGCCATTCATGAACGTATCTTTCATAGGTTCCGGTTTTTTCAGCCAGCTCCGCAGGTGTCATATAACCCTTATCGGACATGGCTTTATACAAACCTAATTCATGTCCTATCAACTGTAAGGCGCCTGATATACAAGCTCCCATGTCGACGATAACTTTTCCTGCAAATTCCTCTACCTTCTTAGGGTTAAGAGCTGCCTCCTTTTTTTCAACAGTAGTTTCTAACATTTTATACCTTTTTAAATCCGTAAATGAGAATCATTTAAGATGAAAAAGGCAAAGCCGGTTCAGCGCATAATCACCGGCTTTTCCCTTGCTAAATCAGTATAAAATTAGATAAAAATATCTTAAAATCCTTTACAGCTAAAAATTCGGTTAAAATTTTAATTCGAAGGTGCGTTTCCACCGCCACCCTGGTTGCCGCTGCCACCCTTGAGATCGTCGTTCTGTATTCCCCTCCTTGCCTTTTTAACCTGCAGATCCATTTTTCCGAAATTGTAGGTAAGGCTGATCCTTAACTGGCGTGAAAGGTAGCTGTATTTCGAATGGGAATAAAATGTGATGTCACTGTAGTCATAGCTATACGATTTTTCTTTCCAGAAAGGATCGCTTACAAATGAACTGATCATCAGTTTTCTTTTGAATAAGTATTGTGAAATACCTAAACCAGTATAATAATAGGATGATGATTTACTTTGTAATCCTATGTAGGATGTGAAAGCACCTGCATTCAGACTGACTGTTCCGTTCTTCCAGGCTGTCCACCGGGCGCCCATATAGCCATTAAAACTAAATCCGTCGTTCTTAATTGCATAATCAGTTACAGCCTGCAGTTTGGTGTAACTTACGCTCCAGTCGGCATATACACTGAATTTTGGCGATGGGCGGTAATTAATATTGGCATCAATGGCATACCGGTCGTTTTTACCAATATTTGCGTAGGTAGAAATTTTACCCCCATTTGGCTGAATCTTAGTTATGTTTTCGATCGAGTTGTTCACAAAATCTCCCGATGCATTCAGCGTTATATTCAATTTTGGCGAAAAGAAACTGTAGCCCAGCTCAAAAGAATGTGAAATTTCAGCGTCCAGCGAAGGATTTCCATAACTGATATTCATTGAATCCACATCATTCACATAAGGGTTCAGATACCATATGCCGGGACGGGAAAGTCTTTGTGTATAGGATGCATGGTAAGTCCGACCCTCTTTGGGCATATAGGTGAATGTAATATAAGGAACCAGGTTGAACAGACGGTTATCAAATGTTGTATTCTTTCCGAAATTTTTAGAAACGCCGTCATTCCATGTTCTCTCCATTCTAAGTCCGGCTTTTGTACTGAATTTTTCAAGTTTGAATACATACCCTGCATATAGCCCAAGTATGTACTGATCATAATCGAGATCATTTCCCGTAAGCAATTTAACCGTATCACGCCAAGTTTCCGATTCGCTCACATTTTGTCGGAGGATGAATTTAAGCCCTCCTTCAATCTGGTGCTTTTTGGTAAGCGGGTCATAATAGTCGGTCTGAAAGGTATGCTCCCGGCCTGAAGCATCATTTTCCGACCGCTGGTAATATGAAGGGAAACCTACAAGTCCGGTTACATTGTTTTTATATTCGCTTGTTGAAGGATGATCTTCAAGCTTGTAAGAAAAGGTAAGTGATTTGTCAGGCTTTTTGTAAGTTTTCTGATAATCGATATTTCCTGAAATATAACCGTATCCGTTTTTGTTTTTCATCGATGAGGTATACTGCCGGGTTATCTCATCGGTTGTGTTCCTGTAATCGGTATTCATGGCACTGGTGCTGTTGTATGCACCCAAATATCCCCAGAATGCAAGGCTGAGCAGGTTCAGCGAATCAAATTCATAACTTGCTTCTCCTGAGAATCCGCTTGACATTCCTTTATATTTTCGGTCACCTGCAGCATTGGAATAATGGTAATCCTGGTTGTTATAATACTCCGAAGTGGTGCTTGTCTTCGATTTGGGCTCTGAATATTGACTTCCGTAAAACCGCCCTGAAAAACTGAACTTGTTGATTTTTGTTGCCAGGTACAAACTTCCGTTCAAATCACCCCGTGTGCTGATACCTGCACCAACACTGCCATTGAAACCATTTACCGTTTTCCGGTTTGTGATGATGTTGATAATTCCGCCTACCCCTTCAGCATCATATTTTGAAGAAGGATTGGTTATCACTTCAATATTTTTAATTGTACTGGCCGGCATGCTTTTGAGCACCTCTTTAAGATTCGAATTCATCATGGATGAGCTCTTGCCGTTCACAAGCACTTTGAAATTAGTCTGCCCGTTGAGCCTGATGTTTTCCTCTGCATCCACGGTAATCATAGGTACCTTTGACATCATTTCCAGTGCATTGGTGGCCTGCGCTTCGGGATCGGATTCCATCGAATATACAAGTTTGTCTACTTCTATCCGCACAAGCGGTTTTTGAGCCGTAACAGTGACTGCTTTGAGTTCGATGCCTTCTTCCAGACTAACGGTTCCGATATCTGTTTTGGTGCCGGATAACTGAACGGGCATACTGAGTTCTTTAAAACCAACCGCTGTAACGGTTAACGTATAGGACTGTAACGTATCCACGGTCAGTGTGAAACGGCCTGCTGCATCGCAGGCCACCATTTTCTTCTGATCGGTACTGTCCTTTTTAAGGATAACAGTGGCGTAGGGTATTCCGTTTCCGGAACTTTTCTCGGTAATTTTGCCGCTAACCTGGTAGAGGTTTTCTTTTTGCTGGGCTGCAAGAGATACTGATATGAAAACACATATCAATACCGGAACTAATTTTTTCATTATTACAGATAGGTTTATTGAGGTATTGGAGTGCTCAGCCTAAGGTACAGTGTTCTGTAGTACAAAGCTGAATTTTCACAAATTTTAACGTAAGCCAAATAATTTTAGTGTCATTAACAAAACAAAAATGTTTTCTGCTTTAATTAGTCAGGTTAACATCCGGTAAAATTAAATAGATTTACATTAAAGCTGCGATGGTTTTATGAATCGGTCAATGTTGCTTCATCCTGTTATTTTTTTATTATCGTTAGTCTTTTCTGTACATGCTCAGGCACAGTTCCAGGATACGATATTTAAAATACAGTTGCTTCAGAATGGAAGAATTTGGTCTGATCCTCATCTGAACGTAAAAGGGGATCCTTATTTTTTCAGTAATGACTTTCTTGACGGTTCAGTGACCATCAATCATCATACTTTTGAATCCATAAGAATCCGGTATGATATACTGAATGATGAAATTCAGATGCCTGTTAAGGAAGGAGTATTGCAGCTGAATAAGGAGCTGGTCGATAGTTTTACCCTATATTTTCAGAATAGCCATCACCATTTCATTAACATACCTTCAGGACGGTATGAAAAGCTGGCCGGATATGTTCAGGTTTTATCTCCGGGTAATCCGTCACTGATCATTCAATATTATAAAAAAATAGACCGGCCGGGCATATATAATGTTCCTGATTACTTTTATCAGATTCAGCGGTTATTTGTTATCCGAAAGAATTCGGTTTATTTAATAAAAAAGAAACGTGATTTTTTCCTGGTTTTTGCTGACGAAAAAAGCAAGATCAGAACCTTCATGAGAGATAATAAGGTGCATCTGAAGAAAAGCCAACCGGAGAGTTTTATTCCGGTTATCCGATATTTGAACGGTTTTCCGGAAATAAGATGAAAGTCGTAAAAATATATCTTTTAGTCATTTTTTTATATGTTGCAGCTGATTTAGCTGCACAGAAAGCTTATCCGATTCACGGATCATACCAGGGAATGTCTTTCACTGATTTTGTACAATCCGTTGAGGACTCGTTGCACATAAGGTTTTTTTATAAATCCGAATGGGTTCAGAACATCAGAATTAAAAACAAAGGAAATTGCACGGATCTTGATTGTTTACTTAACAACACCTTTGCCGGCACAACATTGCATTACTTTATAACGGAATGGGGCCACATCATAATAACACAAGAGCTGGCTATTAAATCAGTTAACTCTGCCGGCCTTAATTCTGATCCCTACATTTCAACGGGACAACATAAAATCATCAGTGAAAACAGCTCTAAAGAATCGGATATTATTGAAATAGGGCAACCCTCGGAAAAATACAAGTCGGTGCAAGCTGTTCTTTCAGGTTATATAAAAGATAATGCAACCAATGAAGTGCTTCCGGGCGTCACTGTATTTAACAAAAAGCTGGCTGTGGGCACCATTTCAAATGAATATGGATATTATTTTCTTTCACTTCCCAAAGGTATACATACTATACAATTCACTTCACTCGGTATGCAGGAAAAATCGGTTGTTGTGAACATGAATAGTTCAGGGGAAATGAATATCGAAATGGAAAGCCAGGTGATCCCGCTGAAAGCGGTAGTTGTTACCTCTGAAAAAAGCTTTACTCTGCAACGATTTGAAGTGGGAGTGGAAAGAATTAATATGAAAACATACAGATTGATGCCCACAACCATGGGAGAAGTGGATGTAATGAAAAGTCTTTTGCTTATTCCGGGTGTAAAATCAGTGGGAGAGGGAGCTTCGGGAATTAATGTAAGAGGAGGAACCACCGATCAGAACCTCATTCTTTTATACGGTGCACCGTTATATAATACTTCCCATTTTTTTGGATTTTTTTCAGCCGTTAATTCAGATATAATCAGGGATATTACGTTATACAAAGGCGGAATCCCTGCAAAATACGGAGGCAGAATTTCTTCTGTTCTTGACATCGGAACACGTGATGGAAACAGAAAAGAATTTCACGGCAATGCCGGTATCAGCCCTGTTACGACCCATCTGGCAATTGAGGGACCTCTCATTAAGGATACACTTTCTTATATTTTTGCAGCACGCACTACCTATTCAAGCTGGATACTGAAACTTATAAACGATCCTGAAATTAACCGGAGCAGGGCAGCTTTTTACGATGCCAACGGCAAAGTAACCTATGACCCTGATATCAACAACCGGTTTGAGCTGGCGGGATATTACAGCTCCGACAATTTCCGTTTTAATATCGATTCTCTGTATCATTATGAGAATCATATATATTCTTTTAAATGGCGTCATTCATTTAACAGCCATTTAATAGCATCGGTTTCCTTAAGCAATAGTATGTATTATTACACGCTTTCAAGTGAAAAAAACAGGTTAGAAGCTTTTTGCTTGTCTCATGAGCTTAACAACTCTTCGTTCAAAACCGACTTCAACTGGTTTGCCGGTAAAAACGAAATTGGTTTCGGCACAGAAATTACCCGTTATAAATTGCACCCCGGAGACTTTGGCCCCAATAATGCATCTTCTCTTGTTAGAAGCCACAAACTGGAGAAGGAACAGGCATTGGAGAGTGCGATTTACATAGATGACAAAATTATCCTGACTGAATATTTATCGATTGATGCCGGCCTCAGGATATCCGGTTTCTTTATATTGGGGCCTAAAACAGTATTTCAGTATAATCCTGAACAACCCATGAGTATTTCAGGTATTATTGACTCTAGTGTGTACAAAAGAGGAGATCTTATTGCTAAATATGGTGGTCCTGAAGCCCGGCTTGCATTAAATTTCAGGATATCTGATAAAAATTCTTTCAAAATAAATTATAACCGTACCCTTCAATACCTTCACCTTTTGTCAAACTCTTATGCGATATCTCCAACAGATATCTGGAAGCTTTCTGATTATTACATCAGACCAAAGATTGGTGATCAGATCGCCGTGGGCTTCTATTCATTATTTCCAAAAAGTCATTTAGAATTTTCATCCGAAATTTACTGCAAGTTCATCCGGAATATGGTCGAATTCAAAGGTGGAACCAAACTGACAATGAATGAAAACATCGAAAAAAACATTGTTCCTGCCAGGGCAAAGGCCTACGGATTGGAAATTTCACTCAGGAAGAATGAAGGGAAACTTCAATATTCTCTCGGATATACTTTTTCAAGGATAATGCAGCAAAGTCAAAGCAAATTTGAAATTGAACAAATCAATTCCGGCAGGTGGTTTCCGGCAAATTTCGATAGCCCTCATGATTTATCGGTTATTTGTAGTTATTTAATCTCACGACGTTTGAGTTTCTCTGGTAACTATACGCTGTATTCCGGAAGGCCTATTACGTTTCCTGTGGCTGCTTATATATTTTATGATAATAAGTATGTCCATTATTCGGAAAGGAACAAGTACCGGATCCCGGATTATTCACGTCTTGATCTTTCAGTTACGCTGAACGGAAACCTTAGATCTCATAAAATCACTCAACCTAAATGGACATTTTCCATATTTAATGTGTTAGCCAGAAAAAATGTGTATTCTGTCTATTTTAAACGTGATGGAGATATAATAAAGGGTTATAAATTAACAATTTTTGGCAGGGCCATTCCATCCCTGACTTACAGTTTTGATTTTTAATAAGATAACTTATATGCACGATTTATATTTCCGATATATAGTTTTTTTCGCTGCTTTTCTTGTCCTTGTTACTTGCACAACTGAGTTTATACCTGAATTACGGGAACAAAATCAGATGTTGGTTGTGGAAGGACTTTTAACAGATCAGCAGGAAACACAAACGATAAAAATTTCCAGGTCACTTCCTATCGGCAGGAATATTATAAAAAGACCGATCCATGGTTGCACTGTAGCTATTTCAGATGACCTTAATAATATCGCTTTTTTTTATGAAACAGATTCAGGAATTTATGTATCCCCTGAAATGTTTCATGGCGAGGCAGGAAGATCGTACATTTTGCATATTTCAGCACCTGACGTATCGGGAACAGGTATTCGGAATTATGAATCATCCCCGGCCATACTACAGCCCGTGCCTCCGATTGATTCCCTTTATTATGAAAAAACAATTGTGAGGGATCTTGAATTTCCGGATTTCGATATTCATACCTGCCAGATTTATCTGGATACCTATGGTAGCAATAGCGGGTATTTACGATGGGAATACTTTGAAACCTGGATTCTCAGATTGTTGTTCAGTGTGCCGGATCAAAAATGCTGGGTATCAGATCATTCAAAGGAAATCCTTATTAAAAATACGACAGCTACCGGCCAAACCTACATTAAGAAACAGCCGGTTATCTATATTTCAAACAAGACAGATCGTTTGCAGACTAAATACAGCATCCTCGTGAACCAATATTCAATGAACGAGGATGAATACAATTACTGGGCAGCGTTAAAAACCCTGTCCGATGGATCAGGAGGACTTTATGATGTGATCCCTGCCGCAGTTCCCGGTAATATAAGATGCATTGAGGACTCTTCCGAGACCGTGCTCGGTTATTTCAGTGTTTCAGCCAAATCCTCAAAAAGGATTTTTATAGATGAGATATTCCGGGGAATCATTAACCAGTATTCAAACTGCATAACCGATACTGTTTATGGTGATGTCCCCATAAGAGGCATCGATACAACGGTCTGGGTTTTATTTGACCGCCCTGCCGCTACACCGATTCCCCGAAGAAGAATCCTCACTTCAACATGGGGATGTTACTCCTGTACTGCCAGAGGAACAAAAGAAAGACCATCATTCTGGATAGGTGAATGACCTGAAATTTTACAGTATGGATAAAAAAAGAATTACTGTTTATCTTTCTTTCCTTCTGATTCTGATTACAAATCCGGTCAGTGGTCAACCGGATATTATCTCTGAGTTGAAGAAAGATTTTGAAAAGTATGTACAGGCTTTTCCGCGTGAAGAAATTTTTGTACACACCGACAGGAAAGAATATATTGCCGGTGAAAATTTATTTTTGTCATTGTATGTTCTCGACCGGAAGGATTTCAGAATATCGGACAGAAGCAAAATTGTTTACCTGGAATTGCTAAATGAACAACATGTTGCGGTTGTACAACATCAATTATTGGTAGACAGGGGCGTAGGATCAGATAGTTTTATTTTGCCGGATACATTACCTACCGGACAATATACGCTAAGGGCTTACACCAACTGGATGAAGAATTTCATGCCATCCAATTGCTTTACAAAAAAAATAGTACTTTTTAACTCATTGAATCAGGAAAATCCTGTCCTGCAGTATCAGGTACTTCAGAATACACCTGATATCAATGCCGCAGACAGATCACGATTTAAATTGGTAGTCGACCGTTCATTGAAGGATACGTTAAGAATAACCGGGGAAATGGATTCGGGCACTTCCAAAACATTCATTATTATTGTTCAGACACATGGAAACATTGATTTTACCGGTACTTTTCAAATTGCCGGTAAAACTGCTGATATAAAAATTCCCTTATCGGTTTTGTCCCCAGGTGTAAACCAGATTACACTGTTTGATGGTACAGGAATGCCTCTGGCAGAAAAACTTATTTATACTCCATTTCCAAAGACCGATTCGGAATGGCTACAGGCAAAGGATCATTACACAGAAAGAGAGAAAATTTCGCTCACTTTTAATGCAAATAGTATAAGTGATCTGCCCAAAACTTTTAGTATATCTGTTGCTCCCGGAGATTATGATAATATGAATATCAGGGATTACCTGATTTTTGGTACAGAATTCGAAACAGGTAATGGAATCTTATCCACTCAGGAACTTTTCTTAAGTGAAAAGATAGACAGTTTGTTAAATGATACCGAAAGTAACTGGATTAACTGGAAATGGATTCGTTCAGGAAAATTGCCACAAATAAACTTTCCCATGGAAACAGAATACCAATATGTCACGGGAAGTACGGGAATCAGATCAGATAGTTTACAAACTGTCATGTTATGTTCACCAGGCAAAAAAGCTGTTTTTCAGTATACTATAGCGGACACAAACGGTCGGTTTATTATGCCAGTAGTTATAGATAGCCGGTTATATGATTTTATCATGATACCGGCCTCCATCAATGTGCCACCCGATATGGAAATTGAGTCGTCATTTATGGGTTTTGCGGGAAACAGCCAAAGGCAAACACGTTCTGTGATCCTTGTTCCATCCTACATGCTGGATTGGTCAATTTATTACCAGGTAAGACGACTCTATGGTTTAAATCAAACAGCTAATGGATCTGACACCATTGCTGAATTGCCGGAAAAAGTTCGTTTCTATGGCAAACCCGACCAGGAATTAATATTGGCTGATTTTATCGCATTGCCTTTAATGGAGGAGATTTTCTATGAAATTCTTCCTCATGTTGCAATAAGAAAAAAGGAAGGAGCCAGGGAAATAGTAATTGTGGACAGAATTGACAATCGTCCATACACAGCAAAACCCCTCCTTATGATTGACGGA
This genomic stretch from Bacteroidales bacterium harbors:
- a CDS encoding DUF4249 domain-containing protein is translated as MHDLYFRYIVFFAAFLVLVTCTTEFIPELREQNQMLVVEGLLTDQQETQTIKISRSLPIGRNIIKRPIHGCTVAISDDLNNIAFFYETDSGIYVSPEMFHGEAGRSYILHISAPDVSGTGIRNYESSPAILQPVPPIDSLYYEKTIVRDLEFPDFDIHTCQIYLDTYGSNSGYLRWEYFETWILRLLFSVPDQKCWVSDHSKEILIKNTTATGQTYIKKQPVIYISNKTDRLQTKYSILVNQYSMNEDEYNYWAALKTLSDGSGGLYDVIPAAVPGNIRCIEDSSETVLGYFSVSAKSSKRIFIDEIFRGIINQYSNCITDTVYGDVPIRGIDTTVWVLFDRPAATPIPRRRILTSTWGCYSCTARGTKERPSFWIGE
- a CDS encoding TonB-dependent receptor translates to MKVVKIYLLVIFLYVAADLAAQKAYPIHGSYQGMSFTDFVQSVEDSLHIRFFYKSEWVQNIRIKNKGNCTDLDCLLNNTFAGTTLHYFITEWGHIIITQELAIKSVNSAGLNSDPYISTGQHKIISENSSKESDIIEIGQPSEKYKSVQAVLSGYIKDNATNEVLPGVTVFNKKLAVGTISNEYGYYFLSLPKGIHTIQFTSLGMQEKSVVVNMNSSGEMNIEMESQVIPLKAVVVTSEKSFTLQRFEVGVERINMKTYRLMPTTMGEVDVMKSLLLIPGVKSVGEGASGINVRGGTTDQNLILLYGAPLYNTSHFFGFFSAVNSDIIRDITLYKGGIPAKYGGRISSVLDIGTRDGNRKEFHGNAGISPVTTHLAIEGPLIKDTLSYIFAARTTYSSWILKLINDPEINRSRAAFYDANGKVTYDPDINNRFELAGYYSSDNFRFNIDSLYHYENHIYSFKWRHSFNSHLIASVSLSNSMYYYTLSSEKNRLEAFCLSHELNNSSFKTDFNWFAGKNEIGFGTEITRYKLHPGDFGPNNASSLVRSHKLEKEQALESAIYIDDKIILTEYLSIDAGLRISGFFILGPKTVFQYNPEQPMSISGIIDSSVYKRGDLIAKYGGPEARLALNFRISDKNSFKINYNRTLQYLHLLSNSYAISPTDIWKLSDYYIRPKIGDQIAVGFYSLFPKSHLEFSSEIYCKFIRNMVEFKGGTKLTMNENIEKNIVPARAKAYGLEISLRKNEGKLQYSLGYTFSRIMQQSQSKFEIEQINSGRWFPANFDSPHDLSVICSYLISRRLSFSGNYTLYSGRPITFPVAAYIFYDNKYVHYSERNKYRIPDYSRLDLSVTLNGNLRSHKITQPKWTFSIFNVLARKNVYSVYFKRDGDIIKGYKLTIFGRAIPSLTYSFDF
- a CDS encoding TonB-dependent receptor — its product is MKKLVPVLICVFISVSLAAQQKENLYQVSGKITEKSSGNGIPYATVILKKDSTDQKKMVACDAAGRFTLTVDTLQSYTLTVTAVGFKELSMPVQLSGTKTDIGTVSLEEGIELKAVTVTAQKPLVRIEVDKLVYSMESDPEAQATNALEMMSKVPMITVDAEENIRLNGQTNFKVLVNGKSSSMMNSNLKEVLKSMPASTIKNIEVITNPSSKYDAEGVGGIINIITNRKTVNGFNGSVGAGISTRGDLNGSLYLATKINKFSFSGRFYGSQYSEPKSKTSTTSEYYNNQDYHYSNAAGDRKYKGMSSGFSGEASYEFDSLNLLSLAFWGYLGAYNSTSAMNTDYRNTTDEITRQYTSSMKNKNGYGYISGNIDYQKTYKKPDKSLTFSYKLEDHPSTSEYKNNVTGLVGFPSYYQRSENDASGREHTFQTDYYDPLTKKHQIEGGLKFILRQNVSESETWRDTVKLLTGNDLDYDQYILGLYAGYVFKLEKFSTKAGLRMERTWNDGVSKNFGKNTTFDNRLFNLVPYITFTYMPKEGRTYHASYTQRLSRPGIWYLNPYVNDVDSMNISYGNPSLDAEISHSFELGYSFFSPKLNITLNASGDFVNNSIENITKIQPNGGKISTYANIGKNDRYAIDANINYRPSPKFSVYADWSVSYTKLQAVTDYAIKNDGFSFNGYMGARWTAWKNGTVSLNAGAFTSYIGLQSKSSSYYYTGLGISQYLFKRKLMISSFVSDPFWKEKSYSYDYSDITFYSHSKYSYLSRQLRISLTYNFGKMDLQVKKARRGIQNDDLKGGSGNQGGGGNAPSN
- a CDS encoding class I SAM-dependent methyltransferase; its protein translation is MLETTVEKKEAALNPKKVEEFAGKVIVDMGACISGALQLIGHELGLYKAMSDKGYMTPAELAEKTGTYERYVHEWLNNQAAGGYILYDPATRKYMLPDEHAFVLANEDSPAFLTPGLYIISSIWKDKEKLTRAYKNGEGFGWNEHDHDLFFGTESFFRPGYKANLITNWLPNLDGTSERLKLGGRVADVGCGHGASTIIMAETYPNAEFFGFDYHQE